One window of the Dermacentor andersoni chromosome 10, qqDerAnde1_hic_scaffold, whole genome shotgun sequence genome contains the following:
- the LOC126519128 gene encoding uncharacterized protein isoform X2, protein MKTILCTLVVLVFLAAANAGYYGGYGYGHGYGHGYGHGGYSHGITHHYDNQRAHYGYGGYGHGYGGYGGYGGYGGYGHGYGGYGHGYGGYGGYGGYGGYGHGYYG, encoded by the exons ATGAAGACCATC CTGTGCACCCTCGTCGTCCTGGTTTTCCTGGCTGCGGCCAACGCTGGCTACTACGGCGGCTACGGCTACGGTCATGGCTATGGTCATGGTTACGGCCATGGCGGATACAGCCACGGCATCACTCATCACTATGACAACCAAAGAGCACACTATGGCTACGGTGGATACGGCCACGGCTACGGCGGATATGGTGGTTATGGCGGCTACGGAGGCTACGGCCACGGCTATGGAGGCTACGGCCATGGCTATGGAGGCTATGGAGGCTACGGTGGCTATGGCGGCTACGGCCACGGCTACTACGGCTAG